In Anaerolineales bacterium, a genomic segment contains:
- the rplL gene encoding 50S ribosomal protein L7/L12, with translation MADMNALIEALSSLTVMEAVELKKALEDKWGVQAAAAMPMMAMGAMAGGAAVAVEEKEEQTEFTLILKDIGPKKIDVIKVVRQLTNLGLKEAKDLVEGAPKPVLEAVTKDAAEDGKKKLEEVGAVVEVK, from the coding sequence ATGGCAGACATGAATGCATTGATTGAAGCATTGAGCAGCCTGACGGTGATGGAAGCTGTTGAACTCAAGAAGGCACTCGAAGACAAGTGGGGCGTTCAGGCTGCGGCAGCCATGCCCATGATGGCGATGGGTGCTATGGCTGGTGGGGCGGCTGTCGCTGTCGAGGAAAAAGAAGAGCAGACCGAATTCACGCTCATCCTCAAGGACATTGGTCCCAAGAAGATTGACGTGATCAAGGTTGTGCGTCAGTTGACAAACCTCGGTTTGAAGGAAGCGAAAGACCTCGTTGAAGGTGCGCCCAAGCCCGTCCTCGAAGCGGTTACAAAAGACGCCGCTGAAGATGGCAAGAAGAAGCTGGAAGAAGTTGGCGCAGTGGTCGAAGTTAAGTAG
- a CDS encoding 50S ribosomal protein L10 encodes MPITKEKKNTMYADYLQLMDGVPGLIITEYRGMQMKNITAVRALLRPVGASYNVVKTSIFKKILAHYGFPVPDDLLAGPVAVAVPKTDLAKTAKVLLDIKDQPLLVLKGAIMGETVFKAEQIEALSKMPTLDEARAALLATLATPATGLVTVLAQPAIDLALVLQAYSDKQRDGEGSAA; translated from the coding sequence TTGCCAATTACAAAAGAAAAGAAGAACACGATGTACGCCGATTACCTCCAGTTGATGGACGGCGTGCCGGGCTTGATCATCACCGAATATCGCGGGATGCAGATGAAGAACATCACTGCGGTGCGGGCGCTGCTGCGTCCGGTTGGTGCATCATACAACGTCGTCAAGACGAGCATTTTCAAGAAGATTCTTGCCCACTATGGCTTTCCCGTACCAGACGATTTGCTGGCTGGTCCCGTCGCCGTCGCCGTCCCCAAGACGGATTTGGCGAAGACAGCTAAGGTACTCTTGGACATCAAAGATCAACCACTTCTCGTGCTGAAGGGCGCGATTATGGGCGAAACGGTGTTCAAAGCAGAGCAGATCGAAGCGCTCTCGAAAATGCCCACCCTTGACGAAGCACGGGCAGCGCTGCTGGCGACCCTCGCCACACCCGCAACGGGCTTGGTCACAGTCTTGGCGCAGCCCGCCATTGATCTGGCGCTTGTGTTGCAAGCATACAGCGATAAACAACGTGATGGGGAAGGCAGCGCCGCCTAA
- a CDS encoding NUDIX hydrolase, translated as MTPDTTKQRIAHWVRQSPLLWAVLQIAYRATQPRFTLGVLGVVFSPVGRILVVEHVYHPKTPWGFPGGWLGRREHPHEGVIREVREETSLSITIINPILVMISPYHRRHLDTAFLCRAETETVHLSEELLDHRWLPPAEALNVPMTIFHKASLRAALAAAPTAAPTTEETTHLSP; from the coding sequence ATGACACCCGACACAACGAAACAGCGTATCGCCCATTGGGTACGCCAATCGCCCTTACTCTGGGCGGTCTTGCAGATTGCCTACCGTGCGACCCAACCCCGTTTTACATTGGGTGTTTTGGGGGTGGTGTTCAGTCCAGTGGGGCGCATCCTTGTGGTGGAGCATGTCTATCACCCTAAAACCCCTTGGGGTTTCCCCGGGGGCTGGCTTGGACGGCGCGAACACCCCCACGAAGGGGTGATCCGCGAAGTCCGCGAGGAGACGAGTCTGTCCATCACCATAATCAACCCCATCCTCGTCATGATTTCCCCCTACCATCGCCGCCACCTTGATACCGCCTTTCTTTGCCGTGCGGAGACGGAAACCGTCCACTTGAGCGAGGAACTGCTCGATCACCGCTGGCTTCCCCCCGCCGAGGCGCTCAATGTCCCTATGACGATCTTTCATAAGGCATCGCTGCGGGCTGCCCTTGCCGCAGCACCAACAGCAGCGCCAACAACGGAGGAAACAACGCACCTTTCCCCTTGA
- a CDS encoding FHA domain-containing protein, translating into MPRIRLTIVSDLFDVSPQEVSIRENLPVRTFLTETRKEFMFPEEDIYSLRVESTGKALEPDKTLEQQNVQTGAQLVLVREQRARGIREAVAVRPEERRVIGNGVIQPYFREQGTGKIFELRFQPALIGRPDPQNPQTAEALAVNLGNFEGAKSVSRYHARITEDNGQFYLESLADHNPAYLNRSIVRVGERRLVLPNDIVTVGKFDLLFGARSGSTRMAANPNAPN; encoded by the coding sequence ATGCCTAGAATTCGTTTGACGATTGTCTCTGATCTCTTTGATGTCTCACCTCAGGAAGTTTCGATTCGGGAAAACCTACCTGTGCGCACCTTCCTTACCGAAACACGCAAAGAGTTCATGTTCCCTGAAGAAGATATCTACTCCCTGCGCGTCGAAAGCACGGGGAAAGCGCTTGAGCCAGACAAGACCCTAGAGCAGCAGAACGTCCAGACCGGGGCGCAGCTTGTCCTCGTCCGGGAGCAGCGTGCGCGTGGTATACGCGAAGCGGTTGCCGTTCGCCCTGAAGAACGCCGCGTGATTGGTAATGGTGTGATTCAGCCCTATTTCCGTGAACAAGGGACGGGGAAGATTTTTGAACTCCGTTTCCAGCCTGCCCTCATCGGGCGACCTGACCCCCAAAACCCACAAACTGCTGAGGCATTGGCAGTGAATTTGGGAAATTTTGAAGGGGCAAAGAGCGTCTCTCGCTACCACGCCCGCATTACCGAAGACAATGGGCAGTTTTACCTTGAGAGCCTTGCCGACCATAACCCCGCCTACCTGAACCGGAGCATCGTCCGTGTGGGGGAGCGGCGCTTGGTTTTGCCCAATGACATTGTGACGGTGGGAAAGTTTGATCTGCTCTTTGGCGCACGCAGTGGCAGCACGCGCATGGCAGCCAACCCCAATGCGCCCAATTAA